A window of Paraburkholderia sp. ZP32-5 genomic DNA:
AACAGACCGACGTCGGGCCGCAGCTTGATCAGCCCGTTCGCCTGCAGAAGCAGCAGCGCGCGGCCTTCGTTGCTCGGATCGTTCGGCACGCCGATGGTCGCGTTTTGCGGTAACGCAGCGACCGATTTCACCTTGTGCGAATAGAGGCCAATCGGCTGCACATAGGTGAAGCCGACCGGCACGATCGCATAGTGGCGCGCCGCGATCTGTGCATCCAGATACGGCTTGTGCTGGAACGAGTTCGCGTCGAGGTCGTGCTGCGCGAGCGCTTCGTTCGGCTGCGTATAGTCGGAGAATGTGGTGACTTTGACCGTGATGCCCTGTTTGGCCGCATTTGCCGCGACCACGCGCCATACGTCTTCGTCCTCACCGGACATGATGCCGACGCGCACTGTCTGCCCGGCGGCAAGCGTCGATTGCGCGCTGACGACGCCGCATATGACGAGAAGGGAGAAGAGGGCGGCTTTGAGCGCTTTGGCCGTATTCATGTTTTCGGAACTCTCATCGAAGTGAAGATCAGCAGATCGTAGAGAGCCGGGTGCCGCCACGCAAATAATATGGAACGCTATTCTTATCGCGATTGAGAACAAGCGGTGGGTGGTAATGCGGGGAATAAAGCGGAGATGAAACGAAGATAAGCTACTGCTTCCTCGTGCTATTAAGCGCGGTCGCCGCTTGACGAGTAACTAGCGGCGGAAAGCACGGCGGCCGGCGTCTGTTCGAGGCGATTCCCGCCGAGCGATTTGGCGCGATATAACGCCTGATCGGCAGCCGACAGCAGTTCGGTCAGCGACGCTATTTCGCCGCTCGATTCGGCGAGGCCGATGCTGACCGTGGCGCGAATCGTGTCACCGTCGGTGCCATGCGACAGCGCGGCGAACCGGTTGGCCACCGTCTCGCCGATCTGTTTCGCGCGCTGGCTGTCGTAGCCCGGCAGCAGCGCGGCAAACTCTTCACCGCCGATGCGCGCAAGAATCGCGTCGGCATCCGTGACCGAGCGAACCGTTTCCGCGAATGATCTCAAGACTTCGTCGCCGGTCTTGTGGCCATGACGATCGTTGATTCGCTTGAAGTGATCGAGGTCGAACGCGAGCAGCGTGACGGGCCGCCGATGCATCGCGTAGTCGCGGATCACCCGCTCTCCATCTTCGAAGAACAGTTTGCGATTACCCAGCCGGGTCAGATAAT
This region includes:
- a CDS encoding MetQ/NlpA family lipoprotein, producing the protein MNTAKALKAALFSLLVICGVVSAQSTLAAGQTVRVGIMSGEDEDVWRVVAANAAKQGITVKVTTFSDYTQPNEALAQHDLDANSFQHKPYLDAQIAARHYAIVPVGFTYVQPIGLYSHKVKSVAALPQNATIGVPNDPSNEGRALLLLQANGLIKLRPDVGLLPTARDISDNPKHIQIKELDAGIVGRAIDDVDAAVVNTDWAIKAGIRIPQERIAQEQVPGNPYRNFIAVNAKDTHAAWVKTIVDSYQQANVASSILTVYHGATLPAWEGAPQHP